The Camelus dromedarius isolate mCamDro1 chromosome 8, mCamDro1.pat, whole genome shotgun sequence genome includes a window with the following:
- the LOC116155649 gene encoding zinc finger protein 39 isoform X2: MLLPRVTEIGVGATSSRSCQRRGDIGSSISRLLCASLRAAGNEYISGRCCELRRNLLLKGLVSFEDLSPTFTWEEWQDLDDTQRTLYRDVMLETCSSLVSLGLCITKPEVLIKLEQGAEPWTVKEPPD, translated from the exons ATGCTTCTGCCCAGAGTGACTGAGATTGGGGTTGGTGCTACCTCCTCCAGAAGTTGTCAAAGACGGGGCGATATTGGAAG CTCTATTTCTAGACTCCTCTGTGCATCTCTAAGAGCAGCAGGAAATGAATACATCTCAg GCCGATGCTGTGAATTGAGGAGAAATTTGCTGTTAAAAGGGCTGGTGTCATTTGAGGATCTGTCTCCAACCTTCACCTGGGAGGAGTGGCAGGACCTGGATGATACTCAGAGGACGCTGTACAGGGATGTGATGCTGGAGACCTGCAGTAGCCTGGTGTCACTGG GGCTCTGCATTACCAAGCCTGAGGTGCTCATCAAGTTGGAGCAAGGAGCAGAGCCATGGACTGTAAAAGAGCCCCCAGACTAG
- the SYCE1 gene encoding synaptonemal complex central element protein 1 isoform X4 has translation MAALPGPSGTESAGAMGRADEARGQAESSQKIEDLMEMVKKLQKAGSLEPRVEVLINRINEVQQAKKKASEELGEARTVWEALQKELDSLSGEKVHLKEILSKKQETLRTLRLHCQEKEAEAQRKQTMLQECKDRISALNSQIEEEKNKQRQLRLDFEEQLEDLMGQHKDLWEFHKPERLALEIGALDSSKEQLLKEEKLVEAKLEDVKHRLCSQFGATGCSTITEGLFLRSQEAAAVVHLFEEENRKAQELLEAAAQRQEQLQQKCQQLQQKRQRLKEELEKLGVQVPAQGQSKQEEGAGPGEAANPKPLGVSEEKDPELPTKQGLMPS, from the exons ATGGCCGCCCTGCCGGGGCCTTCGGGCACGGAGTCAGCGGGAGCCATGGGTCGGGCTGACGAGGCCAGAG GGCAGGCTGAGTCCTCACAGAAAATTGAAGACTTGATGGAAATGGTGAAGAAGTTGCAGAAAG CGGGAAGCCTAGAGCCCAGGGTTGAGGTCCTGATTAACCGGATTAATGAGGTTCAGCAAG caaaaaagaaagccagtgaggagctgggggaggccCGGACTGTCTGGGAGGCCCTGCAGAAGGAACTGGACTCAT TGAGTGGAGAGAAAGTGCACCTGAAAGAGATCTTGAGCAAAAAGCAAG AGACCCTGAGGACCCTCCGGCTCCACTGCCAGgagaaggaagctgaggcacagag GAAGCAGACCATGCTGCAGGAATGCAAAGATCGAATTTCTGCCCTGAACTCCCAGattgaggaagaaaagaacaaacagagGCAGCTGAG GTTGGATTTTGAGGAACAACTGGAGGATCTGATGGGCCAGCACAAGGACCTCTGGGAGTTCCAT AAGCCAGAGCGGCTGGCCCTGGAGATTGGTGCCTTGGACAGCAGCAAGGAGCAGTTGCTCAAGGAAG AGAAGCTGGTGGAGGCAAAGCTGGAGGATGTGAAACATCGTCTGTGCTCCCAGTTTGGAGCCACCGGCTGCTCCACAATCACTGAGGGACTCTTCCTCCGCAGCCAGGAGGCAGCCGCTGTGGT GCATCTGTTTGAGGAGGAGAACAGGAAAGCTCAGGAGCTCCTGGAGGCTGCTGCCCAGCGCCAGGAGCAGCTGCAGCAGAAGtgccagcagctgcagcagaagaggcagag GCTGAAGGAGGAGCTGGAAAAACTTGGGGTGCAGGTCCCTGCTCAAGGCCAGAGCAAGCAAGAGGAAGGGGCTGGCCCAGGAGAAGCT GCCAATCCCAAGCCCCTTGGAGTCAGTGAGGAGAAGGACCCAGAACTGCCAACCAAGCAGGGCCTGATGCCCTCCTAG
- the SYCE1 gene encoding synaptonemal complex central element protein 1 isoform X1 — protein MAALPGPSGTESAGAMGRADEARGQAESSQKIEDLMEMVKKLQKAGSLEPRVEVLINRINEVQQAKKKASEELGEARTVWEALQKELDSLSGEKVHLKEILSKKQETLRTLRLHCQEKEAEAQRKQTMLQECKDRISALNSQIEEEKNKQRQLRLDFEEQLEDLMGQHKDLWEFHKPERLALEIGALDSSKEQLLKEEKLVEAKLEDVKHRLCSQFGATGCSTITEGLFLRSQEAAAVVHLFEEENRKAQELLEAAAQRQEQLQQKCQQLQQKRQRLKEELEKLGVQVPAQGQSKQEEGAGPGEAVSLGIGCREQRQLVKGAGGGKARRGSAGSSEDGLFRGRAGTQQRQRCREWQ, from the exons ATGGCCGCCCTGCCGGGGCCTTCGGGCACGGAGTCAGCGGGAGCCATGGGTCGGGCTGACGAGGCCAGAG GGCAGGCTGAGTCCTCACAGAAAATTGAAGACTTGATGGAAATGGTGAAGAAGTTGCAGAAAG CGGGAAGCCTAGAGCCCAGGGTTGAGGTCCTGATTAACCGGATTAATGAGGTTCAGCAAG caaaaaagaaagccagtgaggagctgggggaggccCGGACTGTCTGGGAGGCCCTGCAGAAGGAACTGGACTCAT TGAGTGGAGAGAAAGTGCACCTGAAAGAGATCTTGAGCAAAAAGCAAG AGACCCTGAGGACCCTCCGGCTCCACTGCCAGgagaaggaagctgaggcacagag GAAGCAGACCATGCTGCAGGAATGCAAAGATCGAATTTCTGCCCTGAACTCCCAGattgaggaagaaaagaacaaacagagGCAGCTGAG GTTGGATTTTGAGGAACAACTGGAGGATCTGATGGGCCAGCACAAGGACCTCTGGGAGTTCCAT AAGCCAGAGCGGCTGGCCCTGGAGATTGGTGCCTTGGACAGCAGCAAGGAGCAGTTGCTCAAGGAAG AGAAGCTGGTGGAGGCAAAGCTGGAGGATGTGAAACATCGTCTGTGCTCCCAGTTTGGAGCCACCGGCTGCTCCACAATCACTGAGGGACTCTTCCTCCGCAGCCAGGAGGCAGCCGCTGTGGT GCATCTGTTTGAGGAGGAGAACAGGAAAGCTCAGGAGCTCCTGGAGGCTGCTGCCCAGCGCCAGGAGCAGCTGCAGCAGAAGtgccagcagctgcagcagaagaggcagag GCTGAAGGAGGAGCTGGAAAAACTTGGGGTGCAGGTCCCTGCTCAAGGCCAGAGCAAGCAAGAGGAAGGGGCTGGCCCAGGAGAAGCTGTGAGCCTTGGAATtgggtgcagagagcagagacagCTCGTGaaaggagctgggggtgggaaaGCAAGGAGGGGGTCTGCAGGGTCCTCAGAAGATGGTCTTTTTcggggaagggcagggacacagcaaaggcaaagGTGTAGAGAATGGCAgtag
- the SYCE1 gene encoding synaptonemal complex central element protein 1 isoform X3, producing the protein MAALPGPSGTESAGAMGRADEARGQAESSQKIEDLMEMVKKLQKAGSLEPRVEVLINRINEVQQAKKKASEELGEARTVWEALQKELDSLSGEKVHLKEILSKKQETLRTLRLHCQEKEAEAQRKQTMLQECKDRISALNSQIEEEKNKQRQLRSQSGWPWRLVPWTAARSSCSRKLVEAKLEDVKHRLCSQFGATGCSTITEGLFLRSQEAAAVVHLFEEENRKAQELLEAAAQRQEQLQQKCQQLQQKRQRLKEELEKLGVQVPAQGQSKQEEGAGPGEAVSLGIGCREQRQLVKGAGGGKARRGSAGSSEDGLFRGRAGTQQRQRCREWQ; encoded by the exons ATGGCCGCCCTGCCGGGGCCTTCGGGCACGGAGTCAGCGGGAGCCATGGGTCGGGCTGACGAGGCCAGAG GGCAGGCTGAGTCCTCACAGAAAATTGAAGACTTGATGGAAATGGTGAAGAAGTTGCAGAAAG CGGGAAGCCTAGAGCCCAGGGTTGAGGTCCTGATTAACCGGATTAATGAGGTTCAGCAAG caaaaaagaaagccagtgaggagctgggggaggccCGGACTGTCTGGGAGGCCCTGCAGAAGGAACTGGACTCAT TGAGTGGAGAGAAAGTGCACCTGAAAGAGATCTTGAGCAAAAAGCAAG AGACCCTGAGGACCCTCCGGCTCCACTGCCAGgagaaggaagctgaggcacagag GAAGCAGACCATGCTGCAGGAATGCAAAGATCGAATTTCTGCCCTGAACTCCCAGattgaggaagaaaagaacaaacagagGCAGCTGAG AAGCCAGAGCGGCTGGCCCTGGAGATTGGTGCCTTGGACAGCAGCAAGGAGCAGTTGCTCAAGGAAG CTGGTGGAGGCAAAGCTGGAGGATGTGAAACATCGTCTGTGCTCCCAGTTTGGAGCCACCGGCTGCTCCACAATCACTGAGGGACTCTTCCTCCGCAGCCAGGAGGCAGCCGCTGTGGT GCATCTGTTTGAGGAGGAGAACAGGAAAGCTCAGGAGCTCCTGGAGGCTGCTGCCCAGCGCCAGGAGCAGCTGCAGCAGAAGtgccagcagctgcagcagaagaggcagag GCTGAAGGAGGAGCTGGAAAAACTTGGGGTGCAGGTCCCTGCTCAAGGCCAGAGCAAGCAAGAGGAAGGGGCTGGCCCAGGAGAAGCTGTGAGCCTTGGAATtgggtgcagagagcagagacagCTCGTGaaaggagctgggggtgggaaaGCAAGGAGGGGGTCTGCAGGGTCCTCAGAAGATGGTCTTTTTcggggaagggcagggacacagcaaaggcaaagGTGTAGAGAATGGCAgtag
- the SYCE1 gene encoding synaptonemal complex central element protein 1 isoform X2, which produces MAALPGPSGTESAGAMGRADEARGQAESSQKIEDLMEMVKKLQKAKKKASEELGEARTVWEALQKELDSLSGEKVHLKEILSKKQETLRTLRLHCQEKEAEAQRKQTMLQECKDRISALNSQIEEEKNKQRQLRLDFEEQLEDLMGQHKDLWEFHKPERLALEIGALDSSKEQLLKEEKLVEAKLEDVKHRLCSQFGATGCSTITEGLFLRSQEAAAVVHLFEEENRKAQELLEAAAQRQEQLQQKCQQLQQKRQRLKEELEKLGVQVPAQGQSKQEEGAGPGEAVSLGIGCREQRQLVKGAGGGKARRGSAGSSEDGLFRGRAGTQQRQRCREWQ; this is translated from the exons ATGGCCGCCCTGCCGGGGCCTTCGGGCACGGAGTCAGCGGGAGCCATGGGTCGGGCTGACGAGGCCAGAG GGCAGGCTGAGTCCTCACAGAAAATTGAAGACTTGATGGAAATGGTGAAGAAGTTGCAGAAAG caaaaaagaaagccagtgaggagctgggggaggccCGGACTGTCTGGGAGGCCCTGCAGAAGGAACTGGACTCAT TGAGTGGAGAGAAAGTGCACCTGAAAGAGATCTTGAGCAAAAAGCAAG AGACCCTGAGGACCCTCCGGCTCCACTGCCAGgagaaggaagctgaggcacagag GAAGCAGACCATGCTGCAGGAATGCAAAGATCGAATTTCTGCCCTGAACTCCCAGattgaggaagaaaagaacaaacagagGCAGCTGAG GTTGGATTTTGAGGAACAACTGGAGGATCTGATGGGCCAGCACAAGGACCTCTGGGAGTTCCAT AAGCCAGAGCGGCTGGCCCTGGAGATTGGTGCCTTGGACAGCAGCAAGGAGCAGTTGCTCAAGGAAG AGAAGCTGGTGGAGGCAAAGCTGGAGGATGTGAAACATCGTCTGTGCTCCCAGTTTGGAGCCACCGGCTGCTCCACAATCACTGAGGGACTCTTCCTCCGCAGCCAGGAGGCAGCCGCTGTGGT GCATCTGTTTGAGGAGGAGAACAGGAAAGCTCAGGAGCTCCTGGAGGCTGCTGCCCAGCGCCAGGAGCAGCTGCAGCAGAAGtgccagcagctgcagcagaagaggcagag GCTGAAGGAGGAGCTGGAAAAACTTGGGGTGCAGGTCCCTGCTCAAGGCCAGAGCAAGCAAGAGGAAGGGGCTGGCCCAGGAGAAGCTGTGAGCCTTGGAATtgggtgcagagagcagagacagCTCGTGaaaggagctgggggtgggaaaGCAAGGAGGGGGTCTGCAGGGTCCTCAGAAGATGGTCTTTTTcggggaagggcagggacacagcaaaggcaaagGTGTAGAGAATGGCAgtag
- the LOC116155649 gene encoding zinc finger protein 717 isoform X1: protein MLLPRVTEIGVGATSSRSCQRRGDIGSSISRLLCASLRAAGNEYISGRCCELRRNLLLKGLVSFEDLSPTFTWEEWQDLDDTQRTLYRDVMLETCSSLVSLGVHIMGDLTETSQENHGRPLWQIVITSNKTSTKRTSDLGRAFNLSSTHISGLLVGDGNSSGMKPEELNVCESMFRPSEPEETHAGEKPEDSDGTGSFLRDVECSHCQQKSQTLQQPFECNRQGKGFRKEAVLLTHRRAPVEVTAYKHSECWGARDGSALIAQGRPHMGRTFCQKETPLNLHRADFQEQQHPCNQNGKNFSKKLHLIQLQRIQLGEKTFACKICGKTL, encoded by the exons ATGCTTCTGCCCAGAGTGACTGAGATTGGGGTTGGTGCTACCTCCTCCAGAAGTTGTCAAAGACGGGGCGATATTGGAAG CTCTATTTCTAGACTCCTCTGTGCATCTCTAAGAGCAGCAGGAAATGAATACATCTCAg GCCGATGCTGTGAATTGAGGAGAAATTTGCTGTTAAAAGGGCTGGTGTCATTTGAGGATCTGTCTCCAACCTTCACCTGGGAGGAGTGGCAGGACCTGGATGATACTCAGAGGACGCTGTACAGGGATGTGATGCTGGAGACCTGCAGTAGCCTGGTGTCACTGG GTGTCCACATAATGGGTGACCTGACTGAGACCAGCCAGGAAAATCATGGCAGACCTTTGTGGCAAATTGTAATCACCAGCAACAAAACATCAACTAAGAGGACAAGTGACTTGGGAAGAGCCTTTAATTTGAGTTCAACCCATATTTCAGGACTGCTTGTAGGTGATGGAAACTCCTCAGGAATGAAACCAGAGGAGCTGAATGTGTGTGAGAGCATGTTTCGCCCTAGTGAGCCTGAGGAGACACATGCTGGAGAGAAACCAGAGGACAGTGATGGAACTGGGAGTTTCCTCAGAGATGTTGAGTGTTCTCATTGTCAGCAGAAGAGTCAAACTTTGCAGCAGCCTTTTGAGTGTAACAGACAAGGGAAAGGTTTCAGGAAGGAGGCAGTACTCCTTACACACAGGAGGGCCCCTGTGGAAGTCACGGCTTACAAACATAGTGAATGCTGGGGAGCCCGTGATGGGTCAGCTCTCATTGCCCAAGGGAGACCTCACATGGGGAGGACCTTTTGTCAGAAAGAAACACCATTGAATCTTCACAGAGCTGATTTCCAGGAGCAACAGCACCCATGTAATCAAAATGGGAAGAATTTCAGCAAGAAATTACACCTCATTCAGCTCCAGAGAATTCAGTTAGGAGAGAAAACTTTTGCATGTAAAATATGTGGTAAAACTTTATAA